The DNA segment ATCCTCCTGTTCGGGCAGCTGGTAGTGTACCACGTACTCAATTTCGGGGATGTCTAGCCCACGAGCCGCGAGATCGGTAGCGGCTAGGATCTTGATGCTGCCATTTCTGAATTTGATGAGCGACCGTTCTCGCTCGCTTTGCTCTAGTCCACCGTGGAATACGTCGGAGATAATTTCGTCTTCGAGAAGTAGGGCGCTAAGCCTATCGGCCGCGTCGCGATGGTTTACAAAGATGAGCATGGTGGTGTCGCCCAGCTGGGCTATGAGGTCAACTAGCGCGCCATACTTATCGTGGTGCTTTGCCCTAGCTATTTTGATGGATAGCCGCTCTTCCTGGTCGGTCTCCTTGAGGTATGATATGCGGGTAGGGTTATCGATAGGTACGTATGGGGGGATGTTTACCGCATCGGTAGCCGAGGTAAGCACCATTTTATGTAGCGATTCTAAGCTCCCTATTACCTGCTCCATCTCCTCCGAGTAGCCCAGCTCGAGGCATTTGTCAAATTCGTCGAGTACCAAAAAGGTAATAGACTCGGGGACTACGGTGCCTCTTCGGATGTGGTCGGCAATGCGGCCTGGGGTACCTACAAGAACTGCAGGTGGCTCTTTGAGGCTGTTGGCCTCAATCCAAAAGGGGTGACCTCCGTAGCAGCAAACCACCTTGAATCCCGTTTTAAGATGGCGAAAAACCTGCTCGATTTGAAGCGCAAGCTCGCGCGTTGGGGTGATGATGATGGCCTGAATGAAGCCAGCATTGCTTTTAAGCTGATGTATGATGGGGATTAGAAAGGCCAGCGTTTTGCCCGATCCAGTAGGGGAGAGCACAACTACCTGGTTGCTTCCTTCGATGGTGGCAATAACTTCGTTTTGCATGGGGGTAAGGTGCGCTATTCCCATGCTTTGTAGCCCATCGGCAATTATTTGATTACGGTTTTCCATAGGGCAAAGGTAAGATAAAGCGCTTGGCTAATGGCTCGTTTGAGATACTTTACAAAAAAGAGGGCTAACCCTCCTTTTTTACTTCTACCTCGCCAAGCAATGTTCGTATGGCTACAGATGCGCAGAAGCATCCAAATATTGGCGGCATGTAGGAGATGGTTCCTACCGTAGTTTTTTTGTTTTGCTCGTTCTCCACAAGAATTACGGCTTCGGGGCGGGTTATTTCGGACGAAAATACGACCTGAAATCCCTTTTTTATGCCCTGCTTGCTTAGCCTCTTACGCAGCATATGCGCTAATGGGCAATGGTGCGACTTGGAGATATCCTTTACCTCCACCTTCGAAGGATCGGTTTTGGCACCTGCTCCCATGCTGCTTACAAGCGGGATTTTTCGTTCTAGCGTCTTTTTAATGAGGTTTACTTTTGGGGCCAGGGTGTCTATGCAGTCTACCACGAAATCGAATTTGGCCGAGTCTAGCACCTGGTCGGTTTCTTCCTCCTTAATGTATTTGGCTACAACGTGCAGCTTAAGGTTTGGGTTGATATCCAGCAGCCTATCGCCCATAACGTTTGCCTTAAGCAGCCCATGGGTGGAGGTTAGTGCAGGGAGCTGCCTGTTTCGGTTGGAGGGCATCACAACATCTGCATCAACAATGGTCATTTCCCCAACGCCAGCGCGGCAAATCATTTCGGCAGCATATGCGCCAACGCCACCAAGCCCAACAACAAGCACGTGGGCATTTTTAAGCGTTTCGAAGTTTCCTTCTCCCACTAGTAGTAGCGTTCTTTCGGTCCAGTTGCTCATTTAAAAAGTCGTTTATAGTTGATGTAAAGTTGTTTTGCGAGGGGTTCAACTTCCGTGTCAAGCAGGCTCGAGGCGCATTCGTACACGGTAAGTATGGGAGAATTTCCATCGTCAGTTTCTAAGAAGAGCCTGTCGATTGGTATTTTTTTTATTCGTTCGGCCGCCTTTGGGCGTGTAAGTTCTCGCATTCCTACCGAGAAGTAGCAGTTGTATTTTAGTAATGACTCAAGGATGTTTCCCTTTGCATCGAAGGCATGAAATATAAAAGGATGGTTG comes from the Alistipes sp. ZOR0009 genome and includes:
- a CDS encoding DEAD/DEAH box helicase, whose amino-acid sequence is MENRNQIIADGLQSMGIAHLTPMQNEVIATIEGSNQVVVLSPTGSGKTLAFLIPIIHQLKSNAGFIQAIIITPTRELALQIEQVFRHLKTGFKVVCCYGGHPFWIEANSLKEPPAVLVGTPGRIADHIRRGTVVPESITFLVLDEFDKCLELGYSEEMEQVIGSLESLHKMVLTSATDAVNIPPYVPIDNPTRISYLKETDQEERLSIKIARAKHHDKYGALVDLIAQLGDTTMLIFVNHRDAADRLSALLLEDEIISDVFHGGLEQSERERSLIKFRNGSIKILAATDLAARGLDIPEIEYVVHYQLPEQEDAFIHRNGRTARMKANGCAILLLAEDEEIPRYIDSDYETIEIVENMELPPAPEWMTIYIGAGRKDKISKVDIVGFLIQKGEIEKADIGRIDVLDKTSFVAVKRHLANDVVKKIRREKIKKQTPQINLSW
- a CDS encoding ThiF family adenylyltransferase; this encodes MSNWTERTLLLVGEGNFETLKNAHVLVVGLGGVGAYAAEMICRAGVGEMTIVDADVVMPSNRNRQLPALTSTHGLLKANVMGDRLLDINPNLKLHVVAKYIKEEETDQVLDSAKFDFVVDCIDTLAPKVNLIKKTLERKIPLVSSMGAGAKTDPSKVEVKDISKSHHCPLAHMLRKRLSKQGIKKGFQVVFSSEITRPEAVILVENEQNKKTTVGTISYMPPIFGCFCASVAIRTLLGEVEVKKEG